The Flavobacteriales bacterium genome segment TACAAAGGAATAGGGTAAAAGAGGCTTTCAATGTCGTGATAGCCATCCGTCCTTTTCCGCAAAATACGCAACCCGATATTGATCTTTGCCTGAGGAAATACGACCATTATTATTTCACAAAATGTGGCGGGAAGATAATAAAAGATCATAGCCTGATGCACAATCATGTGAACGTTCTGAGATTCAGGATGATCCTTGTCTGACGGGGCAAAACGACCGGATTTCGTACCTTGCGCCCCATAAATCATCGCTATGATATACCTCGATTTTGAGAAACCCATTGAAGAACTGGTGATTCAACTGGAAAAGACCAGGGAGATCAATAAGGAGAGCAAGGTGGATGTCAAAGAAACCGTAAAGCGGTTGGAGAAGAAAATTGAAGACACACGCAAACAGGTTTATGGTAAGTTGACGGCGTGGCAACGGGTGCAGATGTCCCGCCACCCTGAGCGCCCCTATAGCCTGAA includes the following:
- a CDS encoding acetyl-CoA carboxylase carboxyl transferase subunit alpha, with the protein product MIYLDFEKPIEELVIQLEKTREINKESKVDVKETVKRLEKKIEDTRKQVYGKLTAWQRVQMSRHPERPYSLKYIQNMTDEGSFVELHGDRTVKDDKAIIGGFASIEGRSMMFIGHQKG